The sequence CATGTTAATAGTCTGTCTGATAAAGATAAGGAATCAATCAAATCACTAATATGTCAGGAGATTGATATATTTCATCTCATGCTCATCGTAAGAGGTAGATTTATATACAATCTTTCATCAGATCTGTTTAAACCATTTCATATAGATGGCACACGCCTACCCAAAAGATTTTTCAATGCCATGATAGGAGACCCTGATATCCTTTCTTTGGCAAACCGCATAGAACACCGCATAATAGACCGGCTCCCCATAGAATTTGGGAAAACAGAAGAGGGGAGAGGCGCTGATATATCATTACTTGAGCAACAGGCATGGAGGCGTTTTTATAGATTATCCAATCAGGCGTTTCGTGGAAGTCATATGGGGTTGGGTGCAGTAATGGGTTATATAGGCATAAGACGTATAGAGATTGCCAACCTCATAACAATATCAGAAGGAATAAGGAATAATGCTTTGCCAGAAACAACAAGGAGGCGCTTGATCACAAAGACAGATTCAGAGGTTGTATATGTTTAGTGCCGAGCCTATGATGCAAATCCAGGCAATTGTCCTTGCAAGGGATGAGAGGGATGTATTGAAAGGTTTGGGGCAACTTGGCGTTATTCATCTCACAAGGGCAAAAGCAGGTTCAGGCCATACAACCAGTGAACAGGCTGACATTTATCATAATCTCAATCGTTTAGAGCGTATCCGTAGTGGGATAAATGAACTAAAACAATCAATAGGCATGTCTGAAACATACAAAAAGGAGCTGTCTGATGATATGACAGTTGAAAAGGCAGAAACCCTTCTGTCAAAGATGGAGCAAGAATCAAGAATATTAATAGAAGAAAGACAGCAAATAACACAGCGTCAGCGAGAACTGACAGATACATCAAAGACCCTTTCTCCTTACAGGGGCTTTTCCATACCCCTTGAAGGTGCAAATAGGTTTAACTTTCTCCATTTTGTTACAGGGATTATGCCCAAGCAGAATATCGATAGTCTCGTCAAAGAGGCTGGTGAAAGAGCAGCATTTGTTACTTTGTCACAGCAAAAAGATCAGCAGATCCTACTTGCAATGACAACCAAAGATTATAGTCAGGAACTTGAAAAAATACTTCAAAAGACTGGATTTCAAAAGGACACACTGCCTGTGGTGGACGGTGCCACAGTTGACAGCCTTTTAGAAGAGAACAAGGCAGAACTTGACATACTCGCCTCCCGTCTTGAAGGCGTAAACAAAAAGATGGAGGATTTAAGGACAGTCTTCAGAGAACCTCTTGCAGAGATTGAATCTTTCTTGGATTTAGAATATAAACTCAACGAGGCAAGTCAAAAATTTTCCAGAACAGATGTTACGGTAATACTTAAGGGCTGGACACCTAAACGTGAGATCGAATTAATAAGAAACAGATTGGATGAGATTACAAAGGGTAAATATATCCTCCATATTACACCCCCCGATAAATCAACTGAGGAACAGATTCCTGTTCTGTTAAGACATCCGTGGTATCTAAGACCATTTGAGATGCTTGTGGAAGCATATGGTCTTCCAAGTTATAGGGAATTGGAGCCAACCCTATTTGTCGCCTTAAGTTATGTAATCATGTTCGGGATGATGTTTGGGGATGCAGGTCATGGTTTGGTTCTGGCAGGCTGTGGTATAGCTGCCCTTATTATGGGACGATCCAGGCAAGTTAGAGATTTTGGGGTTTTATTAATCTTTGTGGGCATATCGAGCATTATATTTGGTATCGTATATGGAAGTTATTTCGGTATAGAGGAATTAAAAAGATACGCCATATGGCATGACCCTATTGACTGCGATCCCATTATGCTCATGTTTGGGGCAATTGCTATTGGTATTGTTATGATAAGCCTTGGGCTTTTCCTCAATGCCATAAATCATTTTAAAAGAGGTGACATTATAGCCGGGATTCTGGACAAATTTGGTTTAATAGGCATTGTATTTTATTGGGGTGCACTTTTTATATTGATAAAAGGTGCTGCCATAAAGGCACATGGACTTATGGGCCTTTTTATTGCCCTTTTCCTGGGAATACCTATAATAGGTTGGGCAATCAAAGAGCCAATAGAACACATACTTAAAAGTAAAAGACAGGGACATCATGAGGGTGAAGAAGGTTTAGGCGCAGCAATTATGGAATCATGCGTTGGTGCCTTTGAGGCAATACTCAGTTATCTTGCCAATACCATAAGCTTTGTCCGTCTTGCCGCTTATGCCATGAGCCATGCAGCACTGCTCTTTGCAGCATTCATGGTAGCCAGAGAGGTAAGGGGTATCCCTTTTGTAGGTGGGGCGTTCAGTATAGTTATTATCATACTGGGAAATATTGTGGCTATTGTCTTGGAGGGTGTTATTGCCTCGGTGCAGGCATTACGTCTTGAGTATTATGAATTTTTCGGTAAATTTTTCTCAGGGAGCGGTAAGCCTTTTGAGCCTTTTTATATTGCCTTAAAAGATGAAGGGAAGGTTTATGAGAGAAAAGGTTGAGACAAAACCTCGAAATAAAAAAGAAGAGGGATCCAAATCAATTAAATCCTTTTGGAGGTGTTACATGATGAGGTTGCCATTATGGCGAACAGGATTAATAGGTGGTTTTTTAGTGTTTTTATTATTGCCTGATGCTATTGTATTCGCTCAAGAGGCTGCCCGTGGAAGTGCTTCGGCTGATTTGATAGCAGCATATAAGACCATTGGTTTGGGTCTTGCTGCTGCCTTTGCCATAGCAGCTACAGTTTGTGGCGCAGCCTATGCTGTTGGTCGTATTGGGTCTGCAGCCCTTGGCGCAGCAGCAGAAAAACCAGAATTGTTGACCCGAAGTATCCTTTTTGTAGCATTGGCAGAAGGGCTTGCAGTGCTTGGTTTTGCCATTGCCATGATGTTGATACAGAAGATGTAGGAAACCAACAATGAAGTTTTTTTGCATTGCCGATGAGGATACAGCGCTGGGTTTCAGGCTTGCAGGAATAGAATCGAGGGTTGTAAAGACACCAGAACAAGCCCATAAGGCAATAAACGAGGCGCTTGTGGAATCTGACTGCGGAATAGTTATAATCAATGAGAAGGTGGCAGGCTGGATAAGGTCCCAGATAGATAAAATTAGGATGGAAGTTAGTAGGCCTCTTATCGTAGAGATACCAGGGCCTGAAGGCCCTATAGAAGGAAGAAAGAGCCTAAGGGAATTCGTCCAGGAGGCTGTGGGAATAAGTGTTGGATAAAAGGGGCATAATATGACAACAGAACAAAATTCTACTGAAAGATTACGGGAAGAGATTCTTGCAGATGCAAGAAAAAAGGCTGATGAACTGATCTTGAGTGGTAAGAAGGAGGCAGATGCCATATTGGTAGCTGCAGGTAATGAGGCTGCAAGGATAAGACAGGAGATAATAGATTCGGCACTCAAAGAGGCTGATAGAAAAAGCGAATTAATATTGGCAACCGTCCCTGTAGAAATCGGAAAATTCAAGGCAGAGCGTATAGAATCTATCCTTGAGTCTATTTATGAAGAGGCGAACAAGAAAATACAGGACATTGGAAGTATGAACTATACAGAGGTATTGATAAATCTTGCAGCAGATGCCATAAACAAGATGGCAGGGGATTTTTTTAATTTAAAAATCTCATGGTCTGATATCAATTTTGATGGCAATTTTCTTATTAATGAAATATCAAGGCGAATAAACCGTCCAGTTACCATTACCATATCAGAGGAGACAGATATTATGGGAGTTGGTATTGTTGTTGAAGACCATGAAGGTCGGCAGATATGGGATAATCGACTATCAGAGAGATTAAAACGTCTATGGCCCGCGATGAGACGAAAGATTGCATTGGATGCAGGTTTTGCTATGTAATATTGTTAAAGGAGGGGTTGGTCCATGACTATTGCTTATAAGATACCTGAACCAGTAGCTACCCGAATCAGCGGTCCTATTGTAACAGCTATAGGTATGCACTCGGCACAGATGTATGAGGTAGTCCAGGTAGGAGATCTGGGTCTTGTGGGTGAGGTGGTAAGATTGATAGGAGATCAGGCTACGATCCAGGTCTATGAAGATACAACCATGTTAAAACCAGGTGCACCTGTGAAGCGGACAGGGGCACCTTTGTCTGTGTGGCTTGGTCCAGGACTCGTGGGTAATATATATGATGGTATTCAACGTCCCCTGCCTGGTATTCAGGCACATAGTGGTGCATGGATAAGAAGGGGAGAAAAGGTTGACCCTCTTGATTCAGTAAAAAAATGGACATTTGAGCCTATGGTTTCAGTTGGTGATGATTTAATGCCTGGTCAGGCCATAGGAAAGGTGGTTGAGACACCATTGGTCAATCATCTGGTAATGATACCGCCAGATTTATCAGGTAGGGTAAAAAAGATTGTAAATAAGGGTGATTATAGTATACTTGAACCTATTGCCCTTATAGAGAAGGCTGGTGAACTTCATGAACTCACCATGGTGCAGCGCTGGCCTGTTCGACTTCCAAGACCTATCCACGAGAGGTTACGTATTATTCAACCTCTTATTACTGGGCAACGTATAATAGACACATTTTTTCCAATAGGGAAAGGAGGCGCAGCAGCTATCCCTGGTGGATTTGGGACAGGTAAGACCATAACCCAACACCAGCTCGCCAAGTGGTCAGATGCAGATATAATTGTATTTATTGGGTGTGGAGAAAGGGGAAATGAGATGACTGAAGTGCTTCGTGAATTCCCTGAACTTACAGACCC is a genomic window of Syntrophorhabdaceae bacterium containing:
- a CDS encoding V-type ATP synthase subunit I translates to MFSAEPMMQIQAIVLARDERDVLKGLGQLGVIHLTRAKAGSGHTTSEQADIYHNLNRLERIRSGINELKQSIGMSETYKKELSDDMTVEKAETLLSKMEQESRILIEERQQITQRQRELTDTSKTLSPYRGFSIPLEGANRFNFLHFVTGIMPKQNIDSLVKEAGERAAFVTLSQQKDQQILLAMTTKDYSQELEKILQKTGFQKDTLPVVDGATVDSLLEENKAELDILASRLEGVNKKMEDLRTVFREPLAEIESFLDLEYKLNEASQKFSRTDVTVILKGWTPKREIELIRNRLDEITKGKYILHITPPDKSTEEQIPVLLRHPWYLRPFEMLVEAYGLPSYRELEPTLFVALSYVIMFGMMFGDAGHGLVLAGCGIAALIMGRSRQVRDFGVLLIFVGISSIIFGIVYGSYFGIEELKRYAIWHDPIDCDPIMLMFGAIAIGIVMISLGLFLNAINHFKRGDIIAGILDKFGLIGIVFYWGALFILIKGAAIKAHGLMGLFIALFLGIPIIGWAIKEPIEHILKSKRQGHHEGEEGLGAAIMESCVGAFEAILSYLANTISFVRLAAYAMSHAALLFAAFMVAREVRGIPFVGGAFSIVIIILGNIVAIVLEGVIASVQALRLEYYEFFGKFFSGSGKPFEPFYIALKDEGKVYERKG
- a CDS encoding V-type ATP synthase subunit E, encoding MTTEQNSTERLREEILADARKKADELILSGKKEADAILVAAGNEAARIRQEIIDSALKEADRKSELILATVPVEIGKFKAERIESILESIYEEANKKIQDIGSMNYTEVLINLAADAINKMAGDFFNLKISWSDINFDGNFLINEISRRINRPVTITISEETDIMGVGIVVEDHEGRQIWDNRLSERLKRLWPAMRRKIALDAGFAM
- a CDS encoding V-type ATP synthase subunit F — translated: MKFFCIADEDTALGFRLAGIESRVVKTPEQAHKAINEALVESDCGIVIINEKVAGWIRSQIDKIRMEVSRPLIVEIPGPEGPIEGRKSLREFVQEAVGISVG
- a CDS encoding ATP synthase subunit C gives rise to the protein MMRLPLWRTGLIGGFLVFLLLPDAIVFAQEAARGSASADLIAAYKTIGLGLAAAFAIAATVCGAAYAVGRIGSAALGAAAEKPELLTRSILFVALAEGLAVLGFAIAMMLIQKM